The stretch of DNA TCGGAGTCGCTGGCCTCCGCCATCACGCTGGACCCGGCCGTGCAGTACTGGGTGGTGGGCGCGGAAACGTCCGGCATGGTGGGGCCCATGGACCTGGCCGGCACCTGGTGGGCCATCGTGCAGGGCGTGGACCCTGCCCTCACCGTCAGCATGCAGGACGCAGGCGCCATGGTCCGCGCTCTGGTGGGCGCCGAGGTGGACATCGAGGTGCTCGCCACAGATCCGTGGACCGCCCGCATGCTGCTGGCCCCCGAGTACAGCCGGGACACCGTCTTCCTGGTGGGCGACGCCGCGCACCTCAACCCGCCGTGGGGCGGGCACGGCTTCAACACCTGCATCGGCGATGCCGCCAACCTGGCCTGGAAGCTCGCCGCCACCATCAACGGCTGGGGCGGCTCTGCGCTGTTGGCCAGCTACGGCCAGGAGCGCCGGCCGGTGGCGGCCCGCACCATCGGCGACGCCGCCCGGAACGGCAAGGCGCTGGCGTACCACTTCGCGGATCCGGAGCTTGCGGCGTCCGGGCCCGCCGGCGACGCCGCCCGGCGTGCCGCCCGCGAAGCCCTGGCCGTCAAGCAGAGCGAGTTCGATTCCCTGGGGCTGGTGCTCGGTTATGCGTATACCGATTCGCCCCTGGTGGTGCCCGATGGCCTGCCTGTGCCGCCTGAGGACCCCATCCATTACGTCCCGTCCGCCAGCCCGGGGTCACTGCTGCCGCATGCCTGGCTGGCGGAGTCCTACTCCCTGTACAGTGCGCTGGGCCCCGGGTTCACGCTGCTGGCCGACGCCGGTGCGCTGGGTAGGGTGCCGGCGGATGAGGCTTTTGCGCCGGTAGTGGAAGCCGCGGCCCGGCAGGGCATTCCGGTGACCGTCGCCGCCGTGGGACTAACCGAGGCGGGCACCCGTCTTTCGGAAATGTGGGGAGCCGAAGCCGTACTGGTCCGGCCCGACCAGCATGTGGCCTGGCGGGGCAACTCCGCCGAAGCCGCCGCGGCCGCACTGTCCCTTGCCGCGGGCCGGCTTCCCGGAGCGCCGCAGGAAACCGCAGCCACTGGGCCTGAGCACGTCCCGGCCACAGAAATCCCAGATTTTCCAGCAGCAGACTTTCCAGCGAGGAGCACCCGTGCCAACGCCGTCATTCCGTGACTACCTGTTCGCCCCGGACCACCCGCGCGTTGCGGAGATCCGCGGCCTGAACGCCCGCGACTAC from Pseudarthrobacter chlorophenolicus A6 encodes:
- a CDS encoding FAD-dependent oxidoreductase encodes the protein MDTLQGTFPRIFPVTDAADIPDTAQVLIAGGGPSGLFLALDLASRGVASTVIEPRTGVDHTRPRAKTTNARTMTHLRRLGLAGALRDASPLPVDYAQDVIFCTGLTGLAAHELRRFRNAFQLVPGRYRPQPEGGQQVPQPVLEEVLRAAAAENPLVTFVTGWSVTQVEIAGVSAGAGEDTAAQGAVVVIADASGTSRTIAAGYVIGADGGSSAVRRSLGIRLEGGSAALSNISILFRSESLASAITLDPAVQYWVVGAETSGMVGPMDLAGTWWAIVQGVDPALTVSMQDAGAMVRALVGAEVDIEVLATDPWTARMLLAPEYSRDTVFLVGDAAHLNPPWGGHGFNTCIGDAANLAWKLAATINGWGGSALLASYGQERRPVAARTIGDAARNGKALAYHFADPELAASGPAGDAARRAAREALAVKQSEFDSLGLVLGYAYTDSPLVVPDGLPVPPEDPIHYVPSASPGSLLPHAWLAESYSLYSALGPGFTLLADAGALGRVPADEAFAPVVEAAARQGIPVTVAAVGLTEAGTRLSEMWGAEAVLVRPDQHVAWRGNSAEAAAAALSLAAGRLPGAPQETAATGPEHVPATEIPDFPAADFPARSTRANAVIP